GCCGCCTGCTGGGGCTGCGGCTGCTGCGATTCGACGGCAGTTTGTGATGCCTTGTTTTCCGGATCGGTAGCACCTGTCTCCGGGGGTTGAGGAAGATCGAAGTCTGACACGGCCAATCCCTTTCCTGAAAAATTAGGTCCGCTTAACTCTCCGTCGCGCCACCGCGTGGCACGACCCCACGATGTCAACCGGCGGTCAAAGCAACCACCGTTTCCATGTCATGAATCGCTGCTTTCTAATGGAATATAGCACACATTTTGTAAGGTCATATTCCATGCCGGATGGGGCGCCGATTTCCCATCGGCCGCGAGCGTTTCACCCTGCCAATCCCACACAACCGTTAGGGTCCAGGGAATCGCCAGGAAAGGTGCTGCACGGGATCCAGGCCGATTCCCGTTGGAGGGCACGGTCTCAGCCATTCTCCGATGGAGAACCTGTTTGACCGCCTGCCGGTGAGACGGCAGCATTCGAGGTGTCGCCACCGCCACTGTTCTTGGGGCTGTTGTTGCCGTTTGCCCGCGCGGTCGCCTGCTGCCGATGTGGGGCGGTCACCGATTCCGAGCGACGTTCCGTCTCCTTTCGGTCTTCCGTGCGTCGCTCTGGATACTTAATCCGCCCATGGTACATCGCTACGAGTGACTTGATGAGGCTGTCTTCAATGGTGCGGAGCTCTCGTAGCGTCAGATTGGTATCGTCAAACTGCCCCTCATGGAGTTTCTTCTCGGCGATGTCTCGCACCACCGCCTCAATGCGTGATGGGGCGGGATCCTTCAGGCTGCGGACGGCACTTTCCACAGCATCAGCCAGCATGAGAACAGCTGCCTCTTTGGTTTGTGGTCGCGGCCCCGGGTAGCGGAAGTTGTTTTCATCCACCTTGGGTGCCTCCGGCTGACTCTCCTGCTTTCCCCGGGCGCGTTCGTAGAAATACTCCACAAGCGTTGTTCCGTGATGCTGTTCGATAAAATCGATGATCAACTCAGGAAGATGATGCTGGCGGGCAAGGTCCGCCCCGTCTTTCACATGGGCGATGATGACCAGGCTGCTCATGGTTGGTTCAAGGGTCTCGTGCTTGCTGGGGGCATCGGCCTGGTTTTCGATGAAATATCCCGGCTTGAGCATCTTCCCGATGTCGTGGAAATACGCTCCCACCCGGACAAGCAATCCGCGGGCACCGATCGACTCGGCGGCTGCCTCCGCCAGTGCTCCTACATTGATCGAGTGGTTGTATGTGCTGGGGGCCCGGCGTGCCAGCTCGCGCAAAAGCGGGTGTGACAGATCGCTTAGCTCCAGAAGCGACATATCGGTGAGCACCCCGAAGAAGCGTTCCACGAAGGGGAGCAACCCCTCCATAAGGAACCCGCTGACCACGCAGGCGAGGGCCAGGCGGCCTAACTCGGCCAACAGCACGGCATCGACCGGCACCCGATTCAGCAGGGCCACCAGCAACCGAACAGCAACCCCCACCACAGCCGCCCCCATGCTAACGTAAAGCAGTTTGGTCCGCGTGCGAATGGAATCGAGCTGAAGGATTGCCCAGGCGACAACAGCGCCCCATAACAAGACGGCCCCCACTTCCATTCCTGTACCAAGTACGACCGCCACGATCATGACCCCAGCGAAGAGGAGGGCCAGCTCGCGGTGATAGGCCACGGCAAGCGTCTGCCCAAATATGATCATGGGGATCAGCTCAGCGTAAGGGACCTCTCTGGCAAGCCATTGGGCCAGCGTCACAGTCACAACCAAAAGAACCAGCACGCTGGTGAGGGAATGCAGTTTCACCAGCACACGGCGTTCCCGGAAGAAAAGATAGAGGGCAACGACTCCCAAAAGGCCGGCCATCAAAAGCCAGACGGCGATAAATTGCTCCACAGCGTGGAACCAGGCGACTCGCCCGGGGGGAAGCCCTTCCTCCGATTCCGCCGCCTCGGACTCGGATCCCCGAAGAAGGTGCCAATGCAGAGTGCCGGCCGGCAGACCGTAGCGTGCATCGATTGCCAAGTTGCCCGGCCGCTCTGGTTGGGGGGGCAGCATCCCATGGATGCTCACAGTCAATAGGGTCACCGCCACGAGGCCAAGAACCGCTCGTAACCCCACTTCTGTGCGGCGGAGACGGTTCCAGGCCAGCTCCCATTTAGTGGGCACCTGGACCAGGCCGGCCAGGCGTTCCGCACGTTTCCGTTTTGGTGCACCAAAATTTAGAAGGCCGATTGCACGCCTCCCTTACGCATCAGGTACCTGTTCGCTCGTGGGCTCGGAAATCTCTGAGCATTCCGCTCCCCTATGTTCCGGACCGGCTTCAGAATTCCGGCCCCGCCTCGGTGATCGCCCTTCGTAGGCATCGACAATAGCCTGAACGAGGGGATGCCGGACAATGTCTGCCCTGGTCAATTCAACCTGTGCAATTCCCGGAATGTGGCGAAGTCTCGTCCATGCATCCACCAGCCCGCTTTTTGTGTGGGGAGGAAGATCGATCTGCGTCGTGTCTCCCGACACAACGATCTTGGATTGATGCCCCATCCGGGTGAGGAACATCTTCATCTGGGCAACGGTGGTGTTTTGGGCTTCGTCAAGGATCATGAATGCCTCGTTGAGTGTGCGACCGCGCATGTAGGCGAGGGGCAGCACTTCGATGCGTTCCTCCTCGGCGTAACGAGCGGCCACGTCGTACCCGACCATGTCCCGGAGCGCATCCATGAGCGGTCGCAGGTACGGCGAAATCTTCGCCTGAAGATCGCCCGGCAAATATCCCAGGCTCTCCCCAGCCTCCACGGCAGGTCGAGTAAGCACAACCTTGCGAATCCGCTGCTCGCGGAGGGCCGCCACGGCCATCGCAACCGCCAGGTAAGTCTTGCCTGTCCCCGCCGGACCGATGCAGAAGACAATATCGTGCTTCTGAATGGCCGACACATATCGGGCCTGACCAGGCGTGCGCGGATAAACGCGCCGTCCTCCGAACACCTCAATGGGCGGGACATCTTCCTGAATCGGGCCTGCTTGTACCTCCAGTAACAGACGGCGAACTTCCTCAGGCGCTACCGACCCGTTGCGGCGGACGAGCGATTGCAGTCGCTCCAAAATTTCAGTGGCCTGGAGCACCGCGGCGTCTTCCCCGCTGACATAGATCTTATTGTTGTTGGCCGTTACCCGGACTCCCAGCACCTCCCGAATCATCCGAGCGTGCTGATCGCAAGGTCCTAGAACGCCGGCCAGCGTCTCCCAGTTGACAATCGAGATGGACCGCTCACTCATCGATCGAAGGGCAACACCTCCCTTAACCGTTCTTGAGGATTTGATGTTTTCAACTTCCTTTCAGCCCGGCTTTTCCGCAATACCGGCACAAACTATTTTGCATGTGTCAACGCTGAACAACGGAAGATCGAATCGTTTCCGCAACATCCCGGCCCAAGACCATTTCCCGAGCATTACTATACTCAATCTTATACTCTGCCGCACGCCAAGTATCTCCCTACTTGATGGGGGTCTGGTATAGCCATTACGCGAGACCATGCCCAAATGTCTACTGGACCAAAAATCCCTGAGGCCCGGCCGAGCAGGATAGTTCCTGGCGAAACTACAGAGCCTCTTCTGGCGAGGAAATCGCATCCAGTTCGATCTGATAAGCTGCGGAGACGAGACTTAAACGGTCAAATCCTTAAAGCCCAGGTAGGTGTGACAGTAAGGACAAATTCGCGTGGCGGCGATGATTTCGCGATGGCACTTTTCGCAAATCTTCTTCGGTAACCGCGCAGGCGCTGGTGGGGATGGCCCCTCGGGGCCGGACTCGGCAACAGGGTTTTCCGGACGAGGGGGTGGAGCCTCTCCCAAGAGCTTCAAGATTTCATCTTCACTGAGACTCTGTTTCTTCTCAGGAACCTTGACCTTGGCTCCACAAACAGGACAGGCGCCTGTTCGGCCGCTGTATTCTTCGCGGACCTTCAATCGATGTCCGTGAGGACAATAGACTTCAATAAAGGCCATACCTGCGGACCTCTCGCTGAGTCGCTCGAGGATAAACAAAGCCTCCTCACGACACCTTGGCCTCCTTTCTGCCGGTTTCACCCCCTTTCGTCCAACTTCACCCACATTTTGCGACTGGCGTTCCGCCGAAATCGGGACCTTGACCGATGCCGTCACCGCGTTTAGCTCAACGCATGACGGAATCCAAACCGTGCTCTGAGTCCTCCTAGTATCACATGGTCCGACCGCGATCCAGCGCAGCAGGCCCACGCCTGAACCAAGCTCCGCTCATCACGACTACCTCACCGCTCGGTGCGCAGTCGCAACCACCAGACTCATCGACCGCGATGCTCGTCCCCCAGATAATTAACCCCTCCGGCAACCGTTCGGCCCGTCACAACTATGCGGAACTGCCTATTTCCCAAAACACGCAAATAAGTTATTCAACCCAGATTCACTATCTTACGGCACTTTATTGAGGGGGCACTAGCGCAATGGCCGAAATCTGAGCGCCCCATACTATGTTACCCACGATTCCGCTAGTGTCAAATGCTATACAAAAAGATTTGCGGACGGTTCCATGTTGTGCGGAAACCCCAAAAACTGGCCTGTGGACCCCGCTCGCCGAAAATGTTTGCGACCTCAGCCAAGAGATGTGCGTCGGTCCAGACAGCGTCGTCAGAAATTGTTACTGTCCAAGATCAGACTTTGACTCCCGTGTCGTTTCTTCGATCCGCATCATCGGAAGGTTGGGCAGAGATCTCATGTACGCCGCGTATTGCTCGTCCAGTTGCGAGAATCGTACACCGGTTAATTGGGAAAGGCTGCTCGGGTTATCACGGCCCAGGTACACGGTTGCCAAGAAGTTGACCAGGGCATCCCGGTAACGGCCCCCATCAAAATGCATGAAAAATTGCGTTAATCCCGCCGCCTGACTGTAAAGGGCGCCAATCCGCGAGTCGGTTTGGAATTCCTCCATTCCTAAACTGCAAAACTTTTCCAGGGGAATATAAAAACGATCCTGGAGGAACCGCACGCGGGCGGCCAGCAGCCGTGGTGTATCAATTCCTCCGAGCACAAAGAAATCCCCTTCCTGGCGGAGGGTCTCCAAATACATGGCTGCCCCCTCGATCACCCAGTAATTGCACCGGAACCCGGGATTTGGCACCGATCGGCCGACTTCCTGGAACAACTGGTGCGTCGCTTCGTGGTAGGCAGTGGACGCATCGAAACCCGGTCCCGCAAAAAAATAGCAGCACCGCGTCGCACCGTCGTACAGTCCGACACTGAGCTCGACCTGCGGATAGCGACTTTTCAGCGCTGCGTTGTACTCCTCGCGATTGCGGAAAAGGACAATGCGGTGCTGCACCGGATTGGTCACCGGAGGCCGATTACGAAGATCGAAGAGCGCACGGATCTGGGCGTCGGTCGTGTAAAACCGAATGAAGAGACGACTCCACACTTCATTGAGCCGCTCGAATTGCTCGGCCAGCCGAACTCCCTCTTCCAGGCTGTGATTCGTCAAAACCCGATAATGCTCAGTTTCCACGACCCAGCCGTTTTGAAGACTGCTTCTGAGCCTGCGTTCCTCTTCTGCCGAGATCCAGCGATTTTGATAGAACCGTTCCCCCTGTTCATAACGGGCAACATAACCTTTGGGCAACCAGCCGAAACGTTCATGCCACACATCTCCTGCTCGCAATCGGCGGACTTCATAGGCTGTGCGCCAGTATCCAGAATAGGCCTGAAAACCGAAAAGCCGACGCAGCCCTTCGTGATCGGGATTCTCGTGAAGGGCCGCCAGGGCCAGGTCCAGAGCAAGGGCAGCTCGTCCCTGCCGGATGGCACCGCGGGCCAGTGCGAACAGGGCGTCGGCCTGCTCTTTTCTCAGGGCTGCCCAGCGTCTGTACCAATCTTGACGGACCGGCGACTCTCCCTCCGGAGGTTCCAGCGTCCCCATCTTGCGCGGCAGGATGGGCACCAGAAGGCGGTCTTCCAGGACCGGGTGAAGCCAGCGACGGGTTCGTTCGGCCTCTTCCGTCAGCCCCTGGCTTTCGCACCACCGCG
This is a stretch of genomic DNA from Thermogutta terrifontis. It encodes these proteins:
- a CDS encoding HD family phosphohydrolase, with product MPTKWELAWNRLRRTEVGLRAVLGLVAVTLLTVSIHGMLPPQPERPGNLAIDARYGLPAGTLHWHLLRGSESEAAESEEGLPPGRVAWFHAVEQFIAVWLLMAGLLGVVALYLFFRERRVLVKLHSLTSVLVLLVVTVTLAQWLAREVPYAELIPMIIFGQTLAVAYHRELALLFAGVMIVAVVLGTGMEVGAVLLWGAVVAWAILQLDSIRTRTKLLYVSMGAAVVGVAVRLLVALLNRVPVDAVLLAELGRLALACVVSGFLMEGLLPFVERFFGVLTDMSLLELSDLSHPLLRELARRAPSTYNHSINVGALAEAAAESIGARGLLVRVGAYFHDIGKMLKPGYFIENQADAPSKHETLEPTMSSLVIIAHVKDGADLARQHHLPELIIDFIEQHHGTTLVEYFYERARGKQESQPEAPKVDENNFRYPGPRPQTKEAAVLMLADAVESAVRSLKDPAPSRIEAVVRDIAEKKLHEGQFDDTNLTLRELRTIEDSLIKSLVAMYHGRIKYPERRTEDRKETERRSESVTAPHRQQATARANGNNSPKNSGGGDTSNAAVSPAGGQTGSPSENG
- a CDS encoding PhoH family protein — encoded protein: MSERSISIVNWETLAGVLGPCDQHARMIREVLGVRVTANNNKIYVSGEDAAVLQATEILERLQSLVRRNGSVAPEEVRRLLLEVQAGPIQEDVPPIEVFGGRRVYPRTPGQARYVSAIQKHDIVFCIGPAGTGKTYLAVAMAVAALREQRIRKVVLTRPAVEAGESLGYLPGDLQAKISPYLRPLMDALRDMVGYDVAARYAEEERIEVLPLAYMRGRTLNEAFMILDEAQNTTVAQMKMFLTRMGHQSKIVVSGDTTQIDLPPHTKSGLVDAWTRLRHIPGIAQVELTRADIVRHPLVQAIVDAYEGRSPRRGRNSEAGPEHRGAECSEISEPTSEQVPDA
- a CDS encoding zinc ribbon domain-containing protein; this translates as MAFIEVYCPHGHRLKVREEYSGRTGACPVCGAKVKVPEKKQSLSEDEILKLLGEAPPPRPENPVAESGPEGPSPPAPARLPKKICEKCHREIIAATRICPYCHTYLGFKDLTV